In Cytophagales bacterium, the following are encoded in one genomic region:
- a CDS encoding FecR domain-containing protein: MENKDWTQDETFLARWMADEVTPEEKATFEATEDGRYFVSLKKASEGLKAPTYDVEAEWSKLKSRNAEGKQAKQIWLSPTLRWSVAASVVILIGAFFLLAGTKTIRAPYGQHQLATLPDGSKVRLNSGSVLSYNKLDWMWSREVTLEQGEAFFEVEKGNEFRVATPEGTVTVLGTTFNVDLFEDKFRVICYTGKVAVASGDFSQELRPGYGVVLQDGEVIDQELVGATATPGWMRGVIRLRKVTFKEVLSSLERTFNMEVLNQDPSLDTLKFTGTYPMNPEIALKLVLEPLNISYSFEASKRKLTIIGRNK, encoded by the coding sequence ATGGAAAACAAAGACTGGACACAAGATGAAACTTTTCTTGCCAGATGGATGGCTGATGAAGTCACACCAGAAGAGAAAGCTACTTTTGAAGCGACAGAAGATGGTCGATATTTTGTTTCCCTTAAAAAAGCTTCGGAGGGGCTGAAAGCACCTACATACGATGTAGAAGCAGAGTGGTCCAAATTGAAAAGTCGCAATGCCGAAGGAAAGCAAGCTAAACAAATCTGGCTCAGCCCGACCTTAAGGTGGTCTGTGGCTGCCTCCGTTGTGATATTGATCGGTGCTTTTTTTCTGCTGGCTGGTACAAAAACCATCCGTGCGCCTTACGGACAGCATCAATTGGCCACTTTACCCGATGGATCAAAAGTGCGATTGAATTCGGGCTCCGTCCTGAGTTATAATAAATTGGACTGGATGTGGTCTAGAGAAGTAACCCTTGAACAAGGAGAAGCTTTTTTTGAAGTGGAAAAAGGAAATGAATTCAGGGTTGCAACACCCGAAGGAACAGTGACCGTACTTGGTACTACCTTCAATGTCGACTTGTTTGAAGATAAATTTCGTGTGATTTGCTATACAGGAAAGGTAGCTGTAGCCTCCGGAGATTTTAGCCAGGAGCTGCGCCCAGGATATGGCGTCGTATTACAGGATGGAGAGGTCATAGATCAAGAGCTTGTAGGAGCCACCGCAACACCAGGATGGATGCGAGGTGTCATCCGCCTGCGAAAAGTCACCTTTAAAGAAGTACTTTCATCACTGGAAAGAACCTTTAATATGGAGGTGCTCAATCAGGATCCGTCTTTGGATACCTTGAAATTCACCGGAACTTATCCAATGAATCCTGAGATCGCACTAAAGCTGGTTTTGGAACCGTTAAATATTTCCTATTCCTTTGAAGCTAGTAAGCGGAAATTGACCATCATCGGTCGCAATAAATGA
- a CDS encoding sigma-70 family RNA polymerase sigma factor has product MKKHDDLEAVGSGDVCHEAVYERLFRNLSPVLRNFLLYKFRDQEAAEDAVQEAFVTLWKNCKSVTEVLAKAYLFKVGQNQMLKKVEKEKVHARYMGLQTASREEEKGPDFELEYQELNLKLQSAIEQLPDGQREVFLMNRIDGKTYVEIAELLEVSVKAIEKRMHKALLKLREVCEKI; this is encoded by the coding sequence TTGAAAAAACACGACGATTTGGAAGCTGTTGGATCTGGAGATGTATGCCATGAGGCAGTCTATGAAAGACTGTTCAGAAACTTGTCACCTGTACTTAGAAATTTCCTGCTCTACAAGTTTCGTGATCAGGAAGCGGCAGAAGACGCAGTACAAGAAGCATTTGTCACCTTATGGAAGAATTGTAAAAGCGTGACGGAGGTGCTAGCCAAAGCTTACTTATTTAAGGTAGGTCAGAATCAGATGTTGAAAAAAGTAGAGAAAGAGAAGGTTCATGCCCGGTACATGGGATTACAGACAGCTTCCAGAGAAGAAGAGAAAGGACCAGATTTTGAACTGGAGTATCAGGAACTCAACTTGAAGTTACAATCTGCCATTGAGCAATTACCAGATGGCCAGCGTGAAGTGTTTTTGATGAATCGGATCGATGGGAAAACTTACGTGGAAATTGCTGAACTGCTTGAAGTAAGCGTTAAGGCCATCGAGAAACGTATGCACAAAGCCTTATTGAAATTGCGTGAAGTTTGTGAAAAAATCTGA
- a CDS encoding 7TM domain-containing protein — protein sequence MKSNKSLKLTGILLVLVPLILVALRVSKQENGTLGVQHKYHVNYEFSFNQGDFYTIKSYLPSNNIRQKVAIHKHQGANLGLIFEEGENQRIEWKGHTDHDSTISFHFEYEGRPLSYQIQPDIPYVYRIGGGALSYTRPTDLIQSDHPKIVALAQDLALGNTALVDVIKSFYEFVYEIPSTSSSELTDALMALENREASCNGKSRLFVALCRSMRIPSRVAGGLILEETSKKTSHLWAEVLVGDEWVPFDALNGHFAFLPGHYMELYKGDNFLITRNKQLDFDYLYHIKKERVNDYPELAAINIWELADEADIPVKMFQMILLLPVGAFLVAIFKNIIGLKTYGVFLPVLIAMSWLEMGLLAGMALLTTLIAVVGTVNHPLERWGIQFNSKISAMLMAVVIAALITVKVLHMTGWLAASAPLFFPIIILTITSERVARKIEEEGFKASIELYGTTLLVATLIYFVLTSPSIQNLLLTFPELIISIAGFNLFLGKWIGLRLLEYRRFHPMTQH from the coding sequence ATGAAGTCGAACAAAAGTTTAAAATTGACTGGTATTTTACTTGTTCTGGTTCCCCTGATTTTGGTGGCGCTTCGGGTAAGTAAACAAGAGAACGGCACACTAGGTGTGCAACATAAGTATCATGTCAACTATGAATTCAGTTTCAATCAAGGTGATTTCTATACGATCAAATCGTATTTGCCTTCAAACAACATACGACAGAAGGTCGCAATACATAAGCACCAGGGAGCAAACCTGGGGTTGATTTTTGAAGAAGGTGAAAATCAGCGTATTGAGTGGAAAGGCCACACAGATCATGACTCGACCATCTCATTCCACTTTGAATATGAGGGAAGGCCACTTTCCTATCAAATCCAGCCAGACATACCATATGTATATCGCATAGGCGGAGGAGCGCTTTCTTACACTCGCCCTACGGACTTGATTCAATCGGATCATCCAAAAATTGTAGCACTTGCACAAGACCTGGCCCTGGGCAATACAGCGCTAGTAGATGTCATCAAATCCTTCTATGAATTCGTATATGAGATCCCATCCACCTCAAGTAGTGAGCTTACCGATGCGTTGATGGCGCTGGAGAACAGAGAAGCTTCGTGCAATGGAAAAAGTCGACTGTTCGTGGCTTTGTGTAGAAGCATGCGCATACCTTCACGTGTCGCAGGGGGATTAATTCTGGAAGAAACCAGCAAGAAAACCTCACATCTTTGGGCTGAAGTCCTGGTAGGTGACGAATGGGTCCCTTTTGATGCCCTGAATGGACACTTTGCTTTCCTACCCGGGCACTACATGGAACTATACAAAGGAGACAACTTCCTGATCACTAGAAATAAGCAGCTTGATTTTGATTACCTCTATCACATCAAAAAAGAGCGCGTTAATGATTACCCGGAATTAGCAGCGATCAACATTTGGGAACTGGCAGATGAAGCAGACATACCTGTCAAAATGTTCCAGATGATCCTGCTTCTTCCTGTGGGTGCTTTTCTGGTCGCAATATTCAAAAACATTATTGGCTTGAAGACCTACGGCGTTTTTCTACCAGTGCTTATCGCCATGTCCTGGTTGGAAATGGGATTATTGGCCGGCATGGCCCTACTTACTACCCTCATTGCCGTAGTTGGTACCGTCAATCATCCGTTGGAACGTTGGGGCATTCAATTCAATTCAAAGATCTCGGCCATGCTCATGGCAGTGGTTATCGCTGCGCTGATTACGGTCAAGGTACTTCACATGACCGGTTGGTTAGCAGCCTCAGCGCCCTTGTTCTTCCCGATCATTATTCTGACTATCACCAGTGAGCGTGTCGCACGCAAGATTGAAGAAGAAGGATTTAAAGCATCGATAGAACTCTACGGGACCACCCTGTTGGTCGCAACGCTGATCTATTTCGTACTAACCAGCCCATCTATCCAGAATTTGCTCCTCACCTTCCCTGAGTTGATCATCTCAATCGCAGGATTCAATTTATTCCTGGGAAAATGGATCGGTTTGCGCCTGTTAGAATACCGCAGATTCCATCCCATGACCCAACATTAA
- a CDS encoding sugar-transfer associated ATP-grasp domain-containing protein, producing the protein MNERNLGLIYPHNDRKDYKYADDKYLAKSILEKNGLPCPKTYAVVNSIGQIEKSWNSVRHHRELVIKPAKGAGGKGIMILTRSNDTWISQGKVITDEEIFFHVANVIFGIYSFGDSDVALIEEFIRPHKLFLKIYPNGVPDIRIILLKGVPLMAMLRMPTKESGGKANLHQGGLGIGVDMESGKLLDAFDGQKYLNVHPDTGHSITGQTLPHWQELIVMSIEASKYFPLEYLGVDLVIDAEKGPMIMELNVRPGLAIQLANRKGLKAVITENKKAFDQ; encoded by the coding sequence ATGAACGAACGAAACCTGGGGCTCATTTATCCCCATAACGATCGTAAAGATTACAAATACGCCGACGACAAGTACCTGGCAAAGTCGATCCTGGAGAAAAACGGACTCCCCTGCCCAAAAACCTATGCGGTTGTCAATTCCATTGGTCAGATTGAAAAATCCTGGAATTCCGTCAGGCATCATAGGGAGTTAGTGATCAAGCCAGCTAAGGGAGCCGGAGGAAAAGGAATCATGATCCTGACCCGCAGCAACGATACATGGATAAGTCAGGGCAAAGTCATCACTGATGAAGAGATATTCTTTCACGTGGCCAATGTCATCTTTGGCATCTATTCATTTGGAGACAGTGATGTTGCCTTGATCGAAGAGTTCATACGGCCACATAAGCTTTTTTTGAAAATATACCCAAACGGCGTTCCTGATATTCGGATCATCTTATTGAAGGGCGTTCCGCTCATGGCCATGCTACGAATGCCGACCAAAGAGTCCGGTGGCAAAGCGAATCTGCATCAGGGGGGGCTGGGAATTGGTGTAGACATGGAATCAGGAAAGCTGTTAGATGCCTTTGATGGCCAAAAATACCTTAATGTGCATCCGGATACAGGTCATTCCATCACCGGACAAACTCTCCCTCATTGGCAAGAACTCATTGTCATGTCGATTGAGGCCAGTAAGTACTTCCCGCTGGAATATCTGGGAGTAGATCTCGTCATCGATGCGGAAAAAGGCCCCATGATCATGGAACTCAACGTGCGTCCGGGACTTGCCATTCAATTGGCCAATCGCAAAGGACTCAAAGCTGTCATTACTGAAAACAAAAAAGCATTCGACCAATGA
- a CDS encoding ROK family protein, whose amino-acid sequence MEILGIDIGGTGIKGAIIDTITGEMKTDRLRIPTPQPATPQAMMETVATLTKEFNWSGYIGAGFPAAIKHNIVKTASNIDKSWIGLNAAKEIEKVTGCKATVVNDVDAAGYAEVNFGAGKGEKGTVIVAAFGTGIGTAIFTEGILLPNTELGHLRMKGMIAEHYTSNSAREKEEMSWDKFGRRVNRYLSRLEFLFWPDLIVLGGGVSKKYDLYSHMFELETKVKPAKLKNQAGIVGAAMAARHEFIDKGY is encoded by the coding sequence ATGGAAATTTTGGGAATCGACATTGGTGGCACAGGAATTAAAGGCGCCATCATTGATACCATCACGGGGGAAATGAAGACCGACAGGTTACGCATCCCTACCCCTCAACCGGCCACCCCTCAAGCCATGATGGAAACGGTGGCAACACTAACCAAAGAATTCAATTGGAGTGGATACATCGGAGCAGGATTCCCTGCAGCGATCAAACACAACATAGTGAAAACGGCATCCAATATTGATAAATCGTGGATCGGACTGAATGCAGCGAAAGAAATCGAAAAGGTAACTGGCTGTAAAGCAACCGTGGTAAATGATGTAGATGCAGCGGGTTATGCCGAAGTGAATTTCGGTGCAGGGAAAGGTGAAAAAGGTACGGTGATTGTAGCTGCTTTTGGAACAGGTATCGGTACAGCCATATTTACGGAAGGTATCCTTCTACCTAATACCGAACTTGGACATCTCAGAATGAAGGGAATGATTGCCGAGCACTATACCTCCAACTCTGCCAGGGAGAAAGAAGAAATGAGTTGGGATAAGTTTGGCAGACGAGTTAATCGATACCTCAGCCGATTAGAATTCCTGTTTTGGCCAGACTTGATCGTACTTGGTGGTGGTGTTTCCAAAAAATATGACCTGTACAGTCATATGTTCGAACTTGAAACTAAGGTCAAACCGGCTAAATTGAAGAATCAGGCGGGTATTGTAGGAGCCGCTATGGCCGCCAGGCATGAGTTTATCGACAAGGGATATTGA
- the nth gene encoding endonuclease III has translation MTKQEKVAFVINKLEELYPKVPVPLDHYSPYTLLVAVLLSAQCTDERVNKTTPDLFAVADNPYDMAKVPVEEIKAIIKPCGLSPMKSKGISELSQILIEEHYGEVPEDMEALERLPAVGHKTASVVMSQAFGVPAFPVDTHIHRLIYRWGLSNGKNVQQTEKDCKRLFPRELWNKLHLQIIFFGREYCPARGHNPNECPICSVIGRAPMFKDWDLKPAKK, from the coding sequence ATGACCAAACAGGAAAAGGTTGCATTTGTTATTAATAAGTTAGAGGAATTATATCCGAAAGTTCCTGTTCCGCTCGATCATTACAGTCCTTATACGCTGTTGGTGGCCGTATTGCTGTCTGCGCAATGTACAGATGAACGGGTCAATAAAACTACTCCGGATCTATTTGCCGTAGCCGATAACCCCTACGATATGGCGAAGGTGCCAGTGGAAGAGATCAAGGCCATCATCAAACCTTGTGGCCTGAGCCCTATGAAGTCAAAAGGGATTTCAGAATTGTCGCAGATCCTGATCGAAGAGCACTATGGTGAGGTTCCTGAAGATATGGAGGCACTGGAACGACTTCCTGCGGTGGGTCATAAGACTGCTTCCGTGGTGATGTCGCAGGCTTTTGGGGTACCTGCTTTTCCAGTCGATACGCACATTCACCGATTGATCTATCGATGGGGATTGTCCAATGGTAAGAATGTACAACAAACCGAGAAAGATTGTAAGCGATTGTTTCCTAGAGAATTATGGAATAAGCTTCACTTGCAGATCATCTTTTTTGGACGAGAGTATTGTCCGGCCAGAGGCCACAATCCAAATGAATGCCCGATTTGCTCTGTAATTGGAAGGGCTCCGATGTTCAAGGACTGGGATTTGAAACCAGCGAAGAAGTAA
- the gndA gene encoding NADP-dependent phosphogluconate dehydrogenase, with protein MTYDFGLVGLGVMGRNFILNVADHDFSAIGLDTNPDSVAALKSEGAGKVVTGTTDKSEFVSSLSTPRKIMLLVPAGKVVDAVIEDLLPHLSEGDLIVDGGNSFFADTDRRFNELKEKGIHFMGSGVSGGAKGARFGPSMMPGGAAESYELVKPIFEAAAAKVNGEPCVAFMGNGSAGNYVKMVHNGIEYAMMQLIAEVYDLMKTGLGKSNAELHEIFDQWNKGRLQSFLMEITADIFTKKDEEGPGDLVDKILDKAKQKGTGKWTSQNAMDLGTAVPSIDAAVTMRGLSALKDDRVKAQEIYGNKGKTGGLLTVDQIESALYVSFIVAYAQGMAQLAAASEEYNYDLDLATISKIWRGGCIIRSAILEDMMNAYKATPGLSNLLLDEDFASGVKGGLEDFKEVVAYAITHNIPVMTLGTSLHYLQSFTTGRLPLNLVQAQRDHFGSHTYERTDKEGIFHTEW; from the coding sequence ATGACGTACGACTTTGGACTTGTTGGGCTCGGTGTGATGGGCAGAAATTTCATTTTGAATGTGGCTGACCATGATTTCAGTGCCATTGGTTTAGATACCAACCCCGATTCGGTAGCTGCGCTGAAAAGCGAAGGAGCGGGTAAGGTAGTGACAGGAACTACAGATAAAAGTGAATTTGTAAGTTCATTAAGTACTCCTCGCAAGATCATGTTGCTGGTTCCTGCCGGAAAAGTGGTGGATGCTGTGATTGAAGACCTGTTGCCTCACCTGTCTGAAGGGGATTTGATCGTTGATGGGGGTAATTCATTTTTCGCAGATACAGATCGCAGATTTAACGAGCTGAAAGAGAAAGGAATACACTTCATGGGTTCAGGCGTATCAGGTGGTGCTAAAGGAGCGAGATTCGGACCGAGTATGATGCCGGGAGGTGCTGCCGAATCTTACGAACTGGTCAAACCCATCTTTGAGGCAGCAGCTGCCAAGGTGAATGGAGAGCCTTGTGTGGCATTCATGGGCAATGGGTCTGCAGGAAACTATGTGAAAATGGTCCATAATGGCATCGAATATGCCATGATGCAATTGATCGCAGAGGTCTATGACCTGATGAAAACAGGATTAGGTAAATCCAATGCCGAACTACATGAGATCTTTGATCAATGGAATAAAGGTCGTTTACAGTCATTTCTGATGGAAATCACTGCTGATATCTTCACCAAGAAGGATGAGGAAGGGCCAGGAGATCTGGTTGATAAAATTCTGGACAAAGCCAAACAAAAAGGGACAGGTAAGTGGACATCTCAAAATGCCATGGACCTGGGAACAGCTGTACCAAGCATAGATGCAGCAGTGACGATGCGCGGATTGTCTGCGTTAAAAGATGATCGGGTAAAAGCCCAGGAGATTTACGGGAACAAAGGAAAAACGGGAGGTCTACTGACAGTAGATCAAATTGAAAGTGCCTTGTACGTGTCCTTTATTGTCGCCTATGCACAGGGAATGGCACAACTGGCAGCGGCTTCCGAAGAATATAATTACGACCTGGATTTGGCAACTATTTCCAAAATCTGGAGAGGTGGCTGCATCATTCGTTCAGCTATTTTGGAGGACATGATGAATGCTTATAAAGCCACACCCGGTTTGAGCAATCTGCTGTTGGACGAAGATTTTGCCTCGGGTGTGAAAGGTGGCCTGGAAGACTTCAAAGAAGTGGTGGCTTATGCCATTACTCATAATATTCCAGTGATGACCCTAGGAACAAGCCTTCATTACTTACAGTCGTTCACCACTGGTAGATTGCCACTCAATCTGGTGCAGGCACAACGAGATCATTTTGGGTCACATACTTACGAACGAACGGATAAAGAAGGGATATTCCACACGGAGTGGTGA
- the zwf gene encoding glucose-6-phosphate dehydrogenase, translated as MKKIENQVLTIFGASGDLTARKLIPAVFNLFKGKMLPERFTILGIGRTSFENEDYRQKVVFENDFLQKEGVSDEDLKVFAGMIQYLTLKNREPEAFQALKARLDDIDATQSTDGNYIFYLSTPPSLYAEIAKGLASVGLNKEKQSWRHLIIEKPFGYSLSTAKELNKELKKCFKEKQIYRIDHYLGKETVQNLFVMRFANSIFEPLWNRNYIHRVEITNAESVGVEKRGGYYDGSGALRDMLQNHLLQLISLVAMEPPVRVDADSIRNEKLKLFESLRPMSPEDIRNNVIRGQYIGSDIKGDHVPGYREEEGVNPDSRTETFVAMKFFIDNWRWADVPFYIRTGKRLPTRVSEVVIHFKPNHYHLFGQSDINNSQNMLVLRIQPNEGILMKVGLKVPGAGFHVENVNMDFLYDDLADAYVPEAYERLLMDAMQGDATLYARGDSVEAAWAFVDPILEAWKNDPTIPIYGYPAGTWGPENADDLIEGDRMNWRNPCKNLTNDGNFCEL; from the coding sequence ATGAAAAAAATCGAAAACCAGGTATTGACAATTTTCGGAGCTTCCGGGGATCTGACTGCCAGAAAACTTATACCTGCAGTTTTCAATTTGTTCAAGGGCAAGATGCTCCCTGAGCGATTTACGATTCTGGGAATAGGCCGAACTTCCTTTGAAAATGAGGATTACAGGCAAAAGGTAGTTTTCGAAAATGATTTCCTCCAGAAAGAGGGTGTCTCTGACGAAGACCTTAAAGTCTTTGCAGGTATGATCCAGTACCTGACACTAAAAAATCGGGAACCTGAAGCTTTTCAGGCGTTGAAAGCACGACTGGATGACATAGATGCCACTCAAAGTACTGATGGCAATTATATCTTTTATCTGAGCACCCCACCCAGCTTATATGCGGAGATTGCCAAAGGCCTCGCCTCCGTAGGACTGAATAAGGAAAAACAATCCTGGCGACACCTGATCATTGAAAAACCTTTCGGCTACAGCTTGTCTACGGCCAAAGAGTTGAATAAGGAGCTGAAGAAATGCTTCAAGGAAAAGCAGATCTACCGCATTGATCATTACCTTGGCAAGGAGACCGTGCAAAACCTGTTTGTCATGCGATTTGCGAACAGCATCTTCGAACCGCTTTGGAACAGGAACTATATCCATCGGGTGGAGATCACCAATGCAGAAAGTGTTGGTGTAGAAAAGCGCGGTGGCTATTATGATGGCTCAGGAGCATTGAGAGATATGTTACAGAATCACTTATTACAACTGATCTCTCTTGTGGCCATGGAACCACCGGTAAGAGTGGATGCTGATTCCATTCGAAATGAAAAGTTGAAACTCTTTGAATCTCTTCGCCCTATGAGCCCGGAAGACATCCGAAACAATGTGATCCGTGGACAATACATAGGATCAGACATCAAAGGAGATCATGTTCCCGGCTATCGCGAAGAAGAAGGAGTCAATCCGGACTCAAGAACAGAAACCTTTGTCGCCATGAAGTTCTTCATTGACAACTGGCGCTGGGCCGATGTTCCGTTTTATATCCGAACTGGCAAACGACTGCCTACTCGAGTATCAGAGGTAGTTATCCATTTCAAACCCAATCATTATCACTTGTTTGGACAGTCAGACATCAACAATTCCCAAAACATGCTGGTCCTGCGTATTCAGCCTAATGAAGGCATTTTGATGAAGGTAGGATTAAAGGTTCCGGGTGCAGGATTTCATGTAGAAAATGTGAACATGGACTTCCTTTATGATGATTTGGCGGATGCTTACGTACCGGAAGCCTACGAAAGACTGCTCATGGATGCCATGCAGGGAGACGCCACCTTATACGCCCGTGGTGACAGTGTCGAAGCAGCCTGGGCCTTTGTCGATCCGATTTTAGAAGCCTGGAAAAATGATCCAACTATCCCGATCTATGGATATCCCGCAGGCACCTGGGGACCTGAAAATGCCGATGACCTGATCGAAGGTGATCGAATGAATTGGCGAAATCCATGCAAGAATTTGACGAATGATGGTAATTTTTGCGAGCTATGA
- the pgl gene encoding 6-phosphogluconolactonase, with amino-acid sequence MTKDIKVFDDNPAVAQAFATFLVEFTTGRDKTTIALSGGSTPKLLFDILAKQYADKIDWQSIHFFWGDERCVPPDDADSNFGMTKSLLFDHVNIDNKKIHRVLGETEPEAEAKRYGEVLSEVCTEVNGLPSVDLMILGMGDDGHTASIFPHQMELLTAPESCAIAEHPTSGQKRVTINGPVLNNSGTVAFLVTGEKKADKVSRALDASADHSDIPAAHVTGQEQLWFLDKGAASLLS; translated from the coding sequence ATGACGAAAGACATCAAAGTATTTGACGATAACCCCGCTGTAGCTCAGGCCTTCGCCACATTTTTAGTGGAATTTACTACTGGTAGGGACAAAACCACGATCGCACTTTCAGGAGGTTCCACACCAAAGCTTTTGTTCGATATCCTGGCAAAGCAGTATGCGGATAAAATCGATTGGCAAAGCATCCATTTCTTTTGGGGTGATGAACGCTGTGTTCCTCCGGACGATGCAGATAGCAACTTTGGCATGACCAAATCACTGCTATTTGATCACGTCAATATAGACAACAAGAAAATTCACCGCGTATTGGGTGAAACCGAACCTGAAGCTGAGGCTAAACGATACGGAGAAGTACTTTCGGAAGTTTGTACTGAGGTGAATGGACTCCCTTCAGTAGATCTAATGATCCTGGGTATGGGTGATGATGGTCATACGGCATCTATTTTCCCGCATCAGATGGAATTACTGACTGCTCCTGAGTCTTGCGCCATTGCTGAACACCCCACTTCCGGCCAAAAACGCGTCACCATCAATGGCCCTGTTTTGAATAATTCAGGAACGGTGGCTTTTTTGGTTACCGGTGAAAAGAAAGCAGACAAAGTAAGCAGAGCATTGGATGCTTCAGCTGATCACAGTGATATCCCGGCAGCCCATGTCACAGGTCAGGAACAACTGTGGTTTTTGGATAAAGGAGCTGCTTCCTTGTTATCATAG
- a CDS encoding acetyl-CoA carboxylase biotin carboxylase subunit: MTQKIKKILVANRGEIALRIMRSAKSAGINTVAVYSEADEQAPFARFADERVCIGPPPSSESYLQIDKIIEVCKDLNVDAIHPGYGFLSENAAFAGALEEAGINFIGPSAAAIQTMGDKISAKQAVGSFGVPLVPGMDKPIEDVAEARKIATDIGYPVLVKASAGGGGKGMRIVHNDEDFEGEMERAMSEALNAFGNGAVFVEKFISAPKHIEVQIIGDKHGNLVHLFERDCSVQRRHQKVVEEAPSPILNHEERMKIGEAALNVARACDYYNAGTVEFIMDSDKEFYFLEMNTRLQVEHPVTEQITGVDLVQEQIRVAEGLPLSFKQEDLEVNGHSIEIRVYAEDPKNNFAPSIGNLEVYRRPEGEGVRLDDGYEQGQEIPIYYDPMIAKLVATGKNRNEAIARLLQAIRDYRIIGVKTTLPFCEFVLQHEDFLSGNFTTKFVEQYFTPEVLETDPDPAQIEAVLSVIAFMDQSNQQKLTPTVPVSSSNWKTRLRN, translated from the coding sequence ATGACCCAAAAAATCAAGAAAATTTTAGTTGCCAACCGTGGTGAGATTGCACTGCGAATCATGAGAAGTGCCAAAAGCGCAGGCATCAACACCGTTGCCGTTTACAGTGAAGCCGATGAACAGGCGCCATTTGCACGGTTTGCAGATGAACGTGTTTGTATTGGCCCACCCCCTTCTTCCGAATCGTACCTCCAAATTGATAAGATCATTGAAGTCTGCAAAGATTTGAATGTAGATGCCATTCACCCCGGTTACGGATTCCTATCAGAGAATGCCGCTTTTGCAGGTGCATTGGAAGAGGCTGGCATCAATTTCATTGGTCCGTCGGCAGCAGCCATTCAAACCATGGGTGATAAGATTTCCGCTAAACAGGCAGTAGGCAGTTTTGGAGTCCCGCTAGTACCTGGAATGGACAAACCCATCGAAGACGTGGCCGAAGCTCGCAAGATCGCGACAGACATTGGTTATCCGGTTCTGGTAAAAGCCAGTGCTGGTGGCGGTGGAAAAGGGATGCGAATCGTTCACAATGATGAAGATTTCGAAGGGGAAATGGAACGTGCCATGAGTGAGGCATTGAATGCTTTTGGTAATGGTGCTGTATTTGTTGAAAAATTCATCTCCGCTCCTAAACACATCGAAGTTCAGATCATCGGCGATAAGCATGGAAATCTGGTTCACTTGTTCGAAAGGGATTGCAGTGTTCAACGACGACACCAAAAGGTGGTAGAAGAAGCCCCCTCGCCTATCCTCAATCATGAGGAACGCATGAAAATCGGTGAGGCCGCATTGAACGTTGCCCGTGCCTGTGACTACTATAATGCCGGCACAGTGGAATTCATCATGGATTCCGACAAAGAATTTTACTTCCTGGAAATGAACACCAGACTTCAGGTTGAGCACCCTGTAACCGAGCAGATTACTGGTGTGGATCTGGTACAGGAACAAATCCGTGTAGCAGAAGGTCTGCCTTTGTCCTTCAAGCAGGAAGACCTGGAAGTCAATGGTCATAGCATCGAGATCCGGGTATATGCTGAAGACCCAAAGAATAACTTCGCTCCATCTATTGGAAATCTGGAGGTCTACAGACGCCCGGAAGGTGAAGGAGTACGTCTGGACGATGGGTATGAGCAAGGACAAGAAATTCCTATTTATTATGATCCCATGATCGCCAAATTGGTGGCCACTGGTAAGAATCGAAATGAAGCCATTGCACGGTTGTTGCAAGCCATCAGGGATTATCGCATTATTGGGGTAAAAACGACCCTTCCTTTCTGTGAATTTGTCTTGCAACATGAAGACTTCCTTTCTGGTAATTTCACGACAAAATTTGTGGAGCAATACTTCACGCCGGAGGTTTTGGAAACGGACCCGGACCCTGCACAGATTGAAGCAGTCTTGTCTGTTATTGCATTCATGGACCAGTCGAATCAACAAAAACTGACACCAACGGTGCCTGTCAGCAGCTCAAATTGGAAAACTCGCCTGCGTAATTGA